A part of Chondrinema litorale genomic DNA contains:
- a CDS encoding PP2C family protein-serine/threonine phosphatase, producing the protein MKSIVFSHKGKREVNQDFVLVQNINPETYLHLIADGMGGYEYGEIAAKLVAENVLTFLATVESINEVQIQKAINKANLAIRQLREKNNSKVGATVGGVILQANQATCFWVGDVKIFHYKNNRLIKESTSHTLMNEVISNGSIKDPKQISKYKHVVTRSVQGDVEHSQIESFTQENLDSSDLFLICSDGVHDLYDGIHLQQILNTSDSNEEAFNRIEKHLLDEAKDNFSLITLQI; encoded by the coding sequence ATGAAGTCAATAGTTTTTTCACATAAAGGTAAACGAGAAGTCAATCAGGATTTTGTTTTGGTTCAAAACATAAATCCTGAAACTTATCTACACCTTATTGCTGATGGCATGGGTGGCTATGAGTATGGTGAAATTGCAGCAAAATTGGTTGCTGAAAATGTATTGACATTTTTAGCAACAGTAGAATCTATAAATGAAGTACAAATCCAAAAAGCAATTAACAAGGCTAATCTTGCAATAAGACAGCTCCGAGAAAAGAACAATAGTAAAGTTGGAGCAACTGTCGGTGGTGTCATATTACAAGCCAATCAAGCCACTTGTTTTTGGGTTGGAGACGTGAAAATCTTTCATTACAAAAACAACCGACTGATCAAAGAATCTACCTCACACACCTTGATGAATGAGGTGATAAGCAATGGCTCAATCAAGGATCCAAAACAAATTAGCAAGTATAAGCATGTTGTAACTCGTTCCGTTCAGGGAGATGTTGAACATTCTCAAATTGAATCATTCACACAGGAAAATTTAGATAGTTCTGACTTGTTCTTGATTTGTTCTGATGGAGTTCATGACCTATATGATGGTATTCATTTACAGCAAATCTTAAACACCTCTGATTCAAACGAGGAGGCGTTTAATAGAATTGAGAAACACTTATTGGACGAGGCTAAAGACAATTTTTCATTGATCACCCTCCAAATTTGA
- the mads8 gene encoding methylation-associated defense system ATP-binding protein MAD8 produces the protein MEMLKTINTYYKRIIDLILELHKADLSNAIPGHCMKITGLGLNELEFLWDIIHDKYPTIDTFIVSEESNGSDKFISATKLVEYRNKQEAPLLVLIPSNSRTAAEDSYGNATFKEISLEGIEQKLKEELISKIPEDYAHLIKSEILQYLNSTAISTVSIIKYLLALEEGGYSNKAVGNNIYLLNLLPDERLIVEPEKVRSRLNFNLESIELLSSFSKPLYDRIAELPLKPNTLQKEIVRLIKQENKARNADEICRLVFANYQHLNFANWSIDIPDPNEVKLTIDLINSKDFKEEEGKKVLYTEETKTAKIKIRVSTNIPPKDIPDLKFFRVILMAVDGGQGEEVVVLKKHKNTLTTRPYRDITIDLNSNNVEEGSYFFKVLAEDEIGNILNGDDDFKEAKIQEAYEKAILNETEENKIRQIKNSFEYKLTCDSEDFDFVVDPNVEKDENQRKDKLNNVLQAYFKYRVEKIKSEDEADIPKASENSNNWLNDITKHTSTFHINYSERHNYQINLSSKLRGIENKFLEHSESFGYVEGSLKSNSAAVGFGSLKFVESDLTSIIPNPVLKLRKGIFKAIQESNENGDGVLETADLFNHYQIIKDYVQKLTEWTTSLQNQVSSDELSAEEKSNIQHFLTELQILDVARIRTKLPDGQTTEALLLSPLHPLRLAWIIELMELFNDWEQKTKDYPGYKDSWTKNLEFFFEGQLSPENNPLVLVEPNSFKSYHYSGELAYGWGLYLNVLADESKNGMTSVSRQMKHYFRQLFNVTKDNYVETDISQKLVVRHIKNYFAQHPYTDKLIINLINSGDASVFADAFVELERDKAFKSVKYEVRIFKGDDRIIEHGEALRNLINPEFNVSEEAEAFSQPSKNRLFPKLRFSINSISDYLKVPSKFTAHLSFLVSPFPITVELVKPYKNDRNFYLNGLLTGSTVTVDENGSQIKWNRFIRGNELPIGYQGSGKLGIDLFDNIQSFIAGALASKHTESIPSTQLRLNDRDKVLLTHLHDYSDWVITFDKNLGPQIFDQPSKDGKIPFLLDYVPGEELSGISSYLTTRPTSEILGLLGPHFEEFDLDIHKAEDEKKIKILLEDLRAVSSSLVLQLNSTKNKAFEVIGSAFTKRVLEKKGLLEEAFLIPIDLHQNLFDNLPSENKSRADNLLVSINPDKREIAITVIEIKCRKSLGETESDELKVKMREQIENTIEALRIHFDPEYHLSMDRLDREIKNKELKSLLSFYIERAQRYEYLSENAYESYLAFLQYIDAGFKLKFNQLGLIFNFTAPRKHHKEVIDHDLTFFTFGGRLIEEILDPDSDLNTRRLEDNELDAELSSAIGTNTTLKPFIQKFKSKEPEPAKEEVQEDIEVPVVENTVTPVESEIKETEIEEKPISEQVSVNPDHESPEYDILIGKSSPSSQYGILGESLHSKKIAIDLSETNTISLFGVQGGGKSYTIGTISEMVLKQFSKVNELPAPLAGVIFHYSESMDYEPEFTSMIYPNDKKVELHKLKERYGAEPDNIEDVIILTPKDKIEERQAEYPSIEVLPIAFNSKELNVQDWLFILGAVGNDSAYIKQLKAIMKEHRRNITIDGITDSVESSELLSNSQKALARQKLSFAREYIDDSFMLRDSLKPGRLIIVDLRDEFIVKDEALGLFVIMLNIFSAVKNVNGTHFNKFIVFDEAHKYMDNKDLTGNIVTAIREMRHKGVSIMIASQDPPSLPNEIIELSSVVLLHKFNSPQWLKHIQKSITQLSILSAADMSVLVPGEGFLWATKATEKSITAKPVKVSTRPRVTKHGGGTIQATGGK, from the coding sequence ATGGAAATGCTAAAGACAATAAATACATATTACAAGAGAATAATTGACCTGATCCTTGAATTGCACAAGGCAGATTTGAGCAATGCTATTCCTGGGCATTGTATGAAAATTACAGGTCTAGGATTAAATGAATTAGAGTTTCTGTGGGATATTATCCACGATAAATATCCTACTATTGATACCTTCATTGTATCTGAAGAAAGTAACGGTAGTGATAAATTTATTTCTGCTACCAAGCTAGTAGAATATAGAAATAAGCAAGAAGCTCCTTTGTTAGTTTTAATCCCTTCAAACAGCCGAACAGCAGCAGAAGATTCTTATGGTAATGCCACTTTTAAAGAAATTTCGCTTGAAGGAATTGAGCAAAAATTGAAGGAAGAGCTCATATCTAAAATACCGGAAGATTATGCTCACCTTATCAAGAGCGAAATACTTCAATACCTTAATTCAACGGCAATAAGTACTGTAAGTATCATTAAATATTTACTAGCTCTTGAAGAAGGAGGATATTCAAATAAAGCGGTTGGAAACAATATTTATCTGCTCAATTTACTGCCGGACGAGAGATTAATTGTAGAGCCTGAAAAGGTTCGTTCCAGATTGAATTTCAACCTTGAAAGTATTGAGCTTTTAAGTTCATTTAGCAAACCGCTCTATGATAGAATTGCAGAATTACCATTAAAGCCAAATACTTTACAAAAAGAAATTGTAAGATTGATAAAACAAGAAAATAAAGCTCGAAATGCCGATGAAATTTGCCGATTAGTATTTGCAAACTATCAACATTTAAACTTTGCCAATTGGTCAATTGATATACCTGATCCTAATGAGGTTAAACTAACAATAGATTTAATCAACTCAAAAGATTTTAAAGAAGAAGAAGGTAAGAAAGTACTGTACACTGAAGAAACTAAAACAGCTAAAATAAAAATAAGAGTGTCAACAAACATACCTCCTAAAGATATACCTGATTTGAAGTTTTTCAGAGTAATCTTAATGGCTGTTGATGGTGGTCAAGGCGAAGAAGTTGTTGTTCTCAAGAAACATAAAAATACATTAACAACTCGACCATATCGAGATATAACGATTGATCTTAATTCTAACAATGTAGAAGAAGGTTCTTACTTTTTCAAGGTTCTAGCCGAAGATGAGATTGGAAACATTCTGAACGGTGACGATGATTTTAAAGAAGCAAAAATTCAAGAAGCCTATGAAAAGGCAATTCTAAATGAAACGGAAGAAAATAAAATAAGACAAATCAAGAACTCATTTGAATATAAACTAACATGTGATTCTGAGGACTTCGATTTTGTTGTTGATCCAAATGTCGAAAAAGACGAAAATCAAAGAAAGGACAAGCTTAACAACGTTCTTCAAGCTTACTTCAAATATAGAGTTGAAAAGATAAAATCAGAGGACGAAGCTGATATTCCGAAAGCATCAGAAAATTCAAATAATTGGTTAAACGATATAACCAAGCATACATCTACCTTCCACATTAACTATTCTGAAAGACATAATTATCAGATTAATCTTTCTTCAAAGTTGAGGGGGATTGAAAATAAGTTTTTAGAACACAGTGAATCATTTGGTTATGTGGAAGGTTCATTAAAAAGTAATTCAGCAGCAGTAGGCTTTGGATCGTTAAAATTTGTAGAAAGTGATTTAACTAGCATCATTCCCAATCCTGTATTGAAATTGCGTAAGGGGATTTTTAAAGCAATTCAAGAATCGAATGAAAATGGTGATGGTGTTCTTGAAACAGCAGATTTATTCAATCATTATCAAATCATTAAAGATTACGTTCAGAAATTAACCGAGTGGACTACTTCTTTACAAAATCAAGTTTCAAGTGACGAATTAAGTGCCGAAGAGAAAAGTAATATTCAACACTTCCTTACAGAGCTTCAAATCCTGGATGTAGCTAGAATTAGAACCAAGCTTCCTGATGGACAAACTACAGAGGCTTTATTACTCTCTCCATTGCACCCGCTAAGATTAGCATGGATTATTGAATTGATGGAGCTATTCAATGATTGGGAACAAAAAACTAAGGATTACCCAGGATATAAAGATTCATGGACAAAGAATTTAGAGTTTTTCTTTGAAGGTCAATTATCTCCTGAAAACAATCCACTTGTATTGGTGGAGCCTAACTCATTCAAAAGCTATCATTATTCAGGTGAACTGGCTTACGGATGGGGATTGTACCTGAATGTTTTAGCAGACGAATCAAAAAACGGAATGACATCTGTTTCAAGACAAATGAAACATTATTTCCGCCAGCTCTTCAATGTAACCAAAGACAATTATGTTGAAACAGATATTAGCCAAAAGCTAGTTGTTAGGCATATTAAAAATTACTTCGCTCAACATCCATATACTGACAAACTGATTATTAACCTTATCAACTCTGGTGATGCTTCGGTTTTTGCAGATGCCTTTGTTGAATTGGAACGTGATAAAGCGTTTAAATCTGTAAAATATGAGGTAAGAATATTTAAAGGTGATGACAGGATAATTGAGCATGGTGAAGCATTAAGAAACCTGATTAACCCTGAATTTAATGTGTCGGAAGAAGCAGAAGCATTTTCTCAGCCATCTAAGAATAGATTGTTTCCAAAGCTTCGATTCTCAATCAATAGCATTTCAGATTACTTAAAAGTGCCTTCAAAATTTACAGCTCATTTAAGTTTCTTGGTTAGTCCATTCCCAATTACAGTTGAGTTAGTTAAACCCTATAAAAATGATAGAAACTTCTATCTAAATGGCTTATTAACAGGATCTACTGTTACGGTTGATGAAAATGGTAGCCAAATCAAATGGAACAGGTTTATTAGAGGAAATGAGCTTCCTATTGGTTATCAGGGAAGCGGTAAATTAGGAATTGACCTATTTGACAATATACAATCTTTTATTGCAGGAGCATTAGCTTCTAAACATACAGAATCTATTCCTTCTACTCAATTACGCTTAAATGATAGAGACAAGGTTCTTTTAACACATTTACATGATTATTCTGACTGGGTTATTACATTTGATAAGAACCTAGGTCCACAAATATTCGATCAGCCTTCAAAAGATGGCAAAATACCCTTCTTGTTGGATTATGTTCCAGGAGAAGAATTATCCGGAATTTCATCCTATTTAACGACACGACCGACATCTGAAATTTTAGGTTTACTCGGACCACATTTTGAAGAGTTTGATCTAGACATTCATAAGGCAGAAGACGAGAAAAAAATCAAAATACTTCTTGAAGACTTAAGAGCTGTAAGTAGCTCCTTAGTTCTTCAATTAAACTCTACTAAAAACAAAGCTTTTGAGGTGATTGGATCTGCTTTCACAAAAAGGGTTTTGGAAAAGAAAGGATTGTTAGAAGAAGCTTTCTTGATTCCGATTGATTTACATCAAAATCTATTTGACAACCTTCCTTCAGAAAATAAGAGCCGAGCTGATAATTTATTGGTATCTATCAACCCTGATAAAAGAGAAATAGCCATTACTGTTATTGAAATCAAATGTAGAAAATCTCTCGGTGAAACAGAAAGCGATGAGCTTAAAGTTAAAATGAGAGAGCAAATCGAAAACACAATTGAAGCATTAAGAATACACTTTGATCCTGAGTATCATTTATCAATGGATAGACTTGATCGTGAGATTAAGAATAAAGAATTAAAATCCCTTTTGAGTTTCTATATAGAAAGGGCTCAGCGTTATGAGTATTTAAGCGAAAACGCATACGAAAGTTATCTTGCTTTTTTACAATATATTGATGCCGGGTTTAAACTGAAATTCAATCAATTAGGATTGATATTCAACTTCACAGCCCCAAGAAAGCACCACAAAGAAGTTATTGATCATGATTTAACTTTCTTCACTTTTGGAGGAAGGCTGATTGAAGAAATTCTTGATCCGGATTCTGATTTAAATACAAGAAGACTAGAAGACAATGAGTTAGATGCAGAATTAAGTTCTGCAATAGGTACAAACACAACCTTGAAGCCTTTCATTCAAAAGTTCAAATCAAAGGAACCTGAACCGGCTAAAGAAGAAGTACAAGAGGATATTGAAGTTCCTGTTGTTGAAAACACAGTTACTCCAGTCGAATCTGAAATAAAAGAAACAGAAATTGAGGAGAAACCTATATCAGAACAAGTATCGGTTAATCCTGATCACGAAAGCCCGGAATACGATATTTTAATTGGAAAAAGCTCCCCTAGTAGTCAATACGGAATATTAGGTGAAAGTCTTCACAGTAAAAAGATTGCGATAGACCTTAGTGAAACCAATACAATCAGCTTATTTGGTGTACAAGGTGGTGGTAAAAGTTATACCATAGGAACAATATCAGAAATGGTATTGAAGCAATTCAGTAAGGTGAATGAATTACCTGCCCCACTAGCAGGAGTGATATTCCATTATAGCGAAAGCATGGATTATGAGCCGGAGTTTACTTCTATGATTTATCCAAACGATAAGAAAGTAGAACTCCACAAGCTTAAAGAGAGATATGGTGCGGAGCCGGATAATATTGAAGATGTGATAATCCTTACTCCAAAAGATAAGATTGAAGAGAGACAAGCGGAATATCCATCAATTGAAGTATTACCAATAGCATTTAATTCTAAAGAGCTGAATGTACAAGATTGGTTATTTATTCTCGGTGCTGTTGGTAATGATTCTGCATATATCAAGCAGCTCAAAGCAATAATGAAAGAACACAGAAGAAATATCACAATAGATGGTATTACCGATAGTGTAGAATCATCTGAATTGCTTTCCAATTCACAAAAAGCACTTGCACGTCAAAAGCTAAGCTTTGCTAGAGAATACATAGATGACAGCTTTATGCTGCGTGATTCATTAAAGCCCGGTAGGTTAATTATTGTTGATTTACGTGATGAGTTTATCGTTAAAGATGAAGCTTTAGGACTATTTGTTATTATGCTAAATATTTTCTCTGCTGTTAAAAATGTAAATGGTACTCATTTTAACAAATTTATTGTGTTTGATGAGGCTCATAAATACATGGACAATAAAGACCTTACAGGGAATATTGTTACGGCTATACGTGAAATGAGGCACAAAGGAGTAAGTATCATGATTGCCAGTCAGGATCCACCAAGCTTACCAAATGAAATCATTGAATTAAGTTCGGTCGTTCTCCTTCATAAATTTAACAGCCCTCAATGGTTAAAGCATATTCAAAAATCTATCACTCAATTATCAATATTGAGTGCAGCAGACATGAGTGTCTTAGTTCCAGGAGAAGGCTTTTTGTGGGCTACAAAGGCAACGGAAAAAAGTATAACTGCCAAGCCTGTTAAGGTTTCTACTCGACCTAGAGTAACCAAACATGGAGGAGGAACGATTCAAGCTACAGGTGGTAAATGA
- the mads7 gene encoding methylation-associated defense system protein MAD7, whose protein sequence is MAIKLNKEESLFRNELIFTADAKAVNIDNTLVNLFMLLKHNGIRPKQRARSGKNLFIEIDSLKNSFKKLEEEGVLKGFSDNPDAVEPWIRSNLVNMVYRGNIDREKISSLRPIHLESYKVRNAPNTRDYNTADQVYLMLGANPTVKEDLKNFLMEGWDQTTNKINLSNELDVDSLAMLHIVKQVKREFLESNSALNQIKPILQKQAELFCDDVRRLLVYKRLIPRNVLIDYLKTITSFHLSLYIQKLVHFLPKMVESGGTDITDDWNIVLDATDNYESKVASLSATDAESLTNNIYDYVKSTFQVNASLRRLKLDKTNSENLTKALKILQEKPTDFEIYFETQWDNLYNSLEEEDKLLIEDMVKYEDTYFDQYIQLILKVRGNYQYKFHIQLIDNLSQKNNERGFMAQGRSKKHPRRFVLGTRLLETLVQILVLESKDSQFQTRSLSIEELVSNIRDRYGLVINGLNEERFADADLQTHLAFKENMEAFKMKLRQIGFYNDLSDAYILQRIRPRYELNAQ, encoded by the coding sequence ATGGCGATAAAATTAAATAAAGAAGAGAGCTTGTTCAGAAATGAACTGATTTTTACCGCAGATGCAAAAGCGGTAAACATAGATAATACCTTGGTGAATTTATTCATGTTATTAAAGCACAATGGTATTCGTCCAAAACAAAGAGCTCGTTCAGGAAAGAATCTCTTTATAGAAATAGATTCTTTAAAGAACTCATTTAAAAAATTAGAAGAAGAAGGTGTTTTAAAAGGTTTTTCAGATAACCCTGATGCTGTTGAACCTTGGATAAGAAGTAATCTTGTTAACATGGTTTACAGAGGGAATATCGACAGGGAAAAAATCTCTTCTCTACGTCCTATTCATCTAGAAAGCTATAAAGTTAGAAATGCACCGAATACGAGGGATTATAATACAGCAGATCAGGTATATCTCATGCTAGGAGCTAATCCAACTGTAAAAGAAGACCTGAAAAACTTCTTGATGGAAGGTTGGGATCAAACTACTAACAAGATTAATCTGAGTAATGAACTTGACGTTGATAGCTTAGCTATGCTGCATATAGTTAAGCAAGTAAAACGAGAATTTTTAGAAAGTAATTCCGCTCTGAATCAAATTAAACCTATCCTACAAAAACAAGCCGAACTTTTTTGTGATGATGTAAGAAGGCTATTGGTTTACAAAAGATTGATACCAAGAAATGTACTGATTGATTACTTAAAAACAATCACCTCATTCCACTTGTCGCTATATATCCAAAAGTTGGTTCATTTCTTACCAAAAATGGTAGAATCAGGCGGTACAGACATAACCGATGATTGGAACATTGTGTTAGATGCAACTGATAATTACGAAAGTAAAGTTGCCAGCTTATCTGCTACTGATGCAGAAAGTTTAACCAACAACATTTACGACTATGTGAAATCTACTTTCCAAGTAAATGCTTCTCTAAGAAGGTTAAAACTGGATAAGACCAATTCAGAAAATCTGACTAAAGCTTTGAAGATTTTACAAGAAAAACCTACGGATTTTGAAATCTACTTTGAAACCCAATGGGATAACTTATACAACTCATTGGAAGAAGAAGATAAGCTTCTTATTGAGGATATGGTGAAATATGAGGATACCTATTTTGACCAATACATACAGCTTATTTTAAAAGTAAGAGGTAATTACCAATATAAATTTCATATTCAGCTAATAGACAATCTTTCTCAAAAAAATAATGAAAGAGGTTTCATGGCACAAGGTAGAAGTAAAAAGCATCCAAGGCGATTTGTTTTGGGCACAAGATTGCTTGAAACCCTTGTTCAAATCTTAGTACTAGAATCAAAAGATAGTCAATTTCAAACAAGAAGTTTATCTATTGAAGAGTTGGTGTCGAATATCAGAGATAGATACGGATTGGTTATTAACGGACTAAATGAAGAGCGATTTGCTGATGCAGATTTACAAACACATTTAGCCTTCAAAGAAAATATGGAGGCGTTTAAAATGAAGCTCCGTCAAATTGGTTTTTATAACGACCTGAGTGATGCTTATATCCTTCAAAGAATTAGACCACGCTACGAATTAAACGCTCAGTAA